The Bacillus sp. F19 DNA segment CCTTAAATACTTTCTGAATTTCTGAGCTATAATCACCGGATAAAACGCCTTTTTCTGTAATGATTCCCGTGATCAAATGATGGGGAGTTACGTCAAAAGCAGGGTTAAACACTTTAACGTGATCCGGGGCGATCTGCTGCCCGCCAAAATGCGTAATTTCCCTTGGATCGCGTTCCTCAATTGGAATTTCTGCACCGCTTTTCGTTTCAGGATCAAAAGTAGAAAGCGGGGCTGCTACGTAAAACGGGATTTGAAAGGCGCAAGCTAAAAGAGCCAGGTTATACGTCCCGATTTTATTGGCGGTATCACCATTTGCCGCAATGCGGTCTGCGCCGACAATGATAGAGGATATGCCTTTTGAGAAAATTGTGTGTGCAGCCATATTGTCGGTAATCAGCGTCACATCGACATCTGCCTGCATGAGCTCCCATGTGGTCAGACGCGCACCTTGTAAAACCGGGCGGGTTTCACATGCATAGACGGATAGATTGATGTCTTTTTCTTTAGCAAGATAGAAGGGAGCGAGAGCCGTGCCGTAACGGGCAGTAGCAATTGATCCGGCATTGCAGATCGTCATGACGGAATCGCCGTTTTTAAAAAGCGGGAGGGCATGCTCGCCAATTCTGCGGCACGTTGCTTCGTCTTCTACTTGGATTTGAATGGCCTCATGAAGAAGGTTGGTTTTCACTTCGTTAACGGAAACGGCACACTGTACGCTTTTTACCAGCCTGCCAAGGGCCCAGAATAAATTAACAGCAGTAGGTCTTGAGCTTGCAAGATAATCATGATCGCGGGCAAGCAGCCGGTGAAATTCATCTAAATTCTCGGTTTCATACTGTTTAGCAGCGAGCGTAAGCCCAAAAGCGGCGGTTATTCCGATTGCAGGAGCACCGCGCACTTTTAATGCTTTAATCGCTTCCCAAACGTCTGAAATTGTCTGAAGTTTGATATATTCTGTCACAGCAGGCAGTTTTTGCTGATCAAGCAGGCTGATATATGTTTCTTTCCATTCGACAGAACGGGGAATAATTGTATTTGTAAATGACATGATGTGTTCTCCTTATCTGACAGGTACTTGTTTAAAAGATTCTGCAAGGTCTGCAGTCGTTTTAATCGATTGACGATTTTTTACAAGCTTGCTTCCTAAATCAAGCGCACGCTGTTTTGCTTCAATTTTGCGCTCATAAGGCTCGATGGAATCAAGATCCGCTACATGAGCGAGCCCGATCGTGCGTCTGACGATTTCAATGCCGGCAAAACCAATTGCATCTTCAAATGCTTTCTCCAGGATAAAAGAAAGATAGCCGTCAACTTTTGCGAAAGCTTCCAGACTGTCATTCTTCCATGCTTTTGAAAATTCTTCTTCAAAAACGGCCCATGCAGTCTCGATATGATCCAAAAGAACCTGCTGATTTGCTTCATCTCTGGAAATGGCGTTCATTAAAAGGTTGGCGAAAAAGTGTCCAAGATCAAATCCAATCGGACCATAGTAGGCAAATTCAGGGTCAATCACCTTCGTTTCCGTTTCACTTGCAAAAATACTTCCTGTATGAAGATCCCCGTGAACAAGCGTTTCAGCTTCCGTCAGGAATTTATGCTTTAATTTAGCTACTTCAAGCTTTAAATGACTATCGTTCCAAATGTTTTCAGCATCTTGTCTCAGCTCTTCTTCAAAGCTGTTTGACTCATAGTCGAAAAATGGATCTGTAAAGACGAAATCTTCAGTTATTTTGCAAAGCTCGGGGTTCGAAAATTGTTTGACAAGCTGCTTTTTTGCCTTCGGATTCAGTGCGAAATCAGAATTATAGAATAATGTCTTTCCTAAAAATTCGCCGATATGCCGTCCTAATAGCGGGAAGTCTCTGCCTTCTATCAATCCGGCTCTAGCAATCTGCAAATAAGAGAGATCCTCCATTGCTGTGATCGCTAAAGTTTCATCGGTATAGTAAATCTTTGGCACATATGCACTTGCAACTTCAGCCTGTTTCAGCAGGGCGCTGCTTTCGATTCTGGCACGGTCAAGAGTAAGCGGCCAGCTCTTGCCGATTACCTTTGCATAAGGAAGGGCTTGTTTGATGATGAATCCTTTTTGATTTTGATTCACAATGTGAAAAACAAGGTTCAAGTTACCGTCGCCAATTTCCCTGCACGTCAGGACACTTTTTTCTTCAAACAACCCAAGTCTGATGGCAAGAGCTGCAGCGGCGCTTTCAGTTAACGGTTCATAAGCAGATGATCGATAGTTTGACATGGTTTATAACCCTCCAGTTTTAAAATTAGAGGCTTTTCAGGCAATAAGAAAAGCCTCTTCCACAGTGAAAGAGGCTTGAAGGCATAGGCTTCGCACCTCTTATCTGCCAGAAAGAACTTCTTTCTGTTGGAATTAGCACCGTGCCTTGTAGGAGTAATCTCCCCGCGCATAAAAAACTGCGCCCCATTTTACAATGGTTTTACGGTCGGTTGCTGGGCGTCATCGGGCCAAATCCCTCAGCCTACTCTTGATAAGAGATAGTATGAAATTAAAGGTTGGTGATAAAGTGAAACTTCAATAGGTTGGTGATAAAGTGAAACTTCAATCAGTGGGGGGGTCATTTCACCCCCCACTGATTGCTAGTTGAGCCAATCGGGCTTTTACGGGCAGTTATTCCACACCTAGGTTTTATTGTTTAAAATCAAAATAGGCTTAGGGTAGAGGAGTTACTGCCCGTTAATGCGGGATAAAAAAATGTATTCGCATAATTTGGAATTTATCACTTGTTCTGAATGTTAACAGGTATGACGAAAAACTGTCAATACTTTTTTTAAGAGTAAAAATGAGGAAGTCTGTCTTTAAAAATAGGAATTTGTTTCCTGATTTCTTTAACTTTCTCCATCTGAAGGACTGCTGTAAGCGAGGTTTGCTCTATACCGGCCTCAGCTAAAATTTCTCCCCACGGATCGATGATCATCGAGTGACCGGCGAATTCATTTTTCGGATCACTGCCTGAGCGGTTGCAGGCTACAACAAAACATTGATTTTCAATT contains these protein-coding regions:
- the mtnA gene encoding S-methyl-5-thioribose-1-phosphate isomerase, which produces MSFTNTIIPRSVEWKETYISLLDQQKLPAVTEYIKLQTISDVWEAIKALKVRGAPAIGITAAFGLTLAAKQYETENLDEFHRLLARDHDYLASSRPTAVNLFWALGRLVKSVQCAVSVNEVKTNLLHEAIQIQVEDEATCRRIGEHALPLFKNGDSVMTICNAGSIATARYGTALAPFYLAKEKDINLSVYACETRPVLQGARLTTWELMQADVDVTLITDNMAAHTIFSKGISSIIVGADRIAANGDTANKIGTYNLALLACAFQIPFYVAAPLSTFDPETKSGAEIPIEERDPREITHFGGQQIAPDHVKVFNPAFDVTPHHLITGIITEKGVLSGDYSSEIQKVFKGEA
- the mtnK gene encoding S-methyl-5-thioribose kinase, which gives rise to MSNYRSSAYEPLTESAAAALAIRLGLFEEKSVLTCREIGDGNLNLVFHIVNQNQKGFIIKQALPYAKVIGKSWPLTLDRARIESSALLKQAEVASAYVPKIYYTDETLAITAMEDLSYLQIARAGLIEGRDFPLLGRHIGEFLGKTLFYNSDFALNPKAKKQLVKQFSNPELCKITEDFVFTDPFFDYESNSFEEELRQDAENIWNDSHLKLEVAKLKHKFLTEAETLVHGDLHTGSIFASETETKVIDPEFAYYGPIGFDLGHFFANLLMNAISRDEANQQVLLDHIETAWAVFEEEFSKAWKNDSLEAFAKVDGYLSFILEKAFEDAIGFAGIEIVRRTIGLAHVADLDSIEPYERKIEAKQRALDLGSKLVKNRQSIKTTADLAESFKQVPVR